The stretch of DNA GAAGCCAGGAGCTGCTGCTCGGAGCGGTTGGTGATGAAGCCGATCTCGATGAGCACGGACGGGATGCTCGGGTAGAAGAGCACATAGAAGGGACCGCGCTGAACCCGCCGGTCCACAACCTTGACCGAACTGACCAGGTTATCTTGGATCTTGTCCGCGAGCGCGTCCGTGTACGGCTTCATCGCCCGATGTCGCAGATCGTTGAGGATGAAGCTCAGGCTGAAGTCTTGGCCCTGGTTCTCG from Candidatus Poribacteria bacterium encodes:
- a CDS encoding N-acetylmuramoyl-L-alanine amidase, producing the protein ENQGQDFSLSFILNDLRHRAMKPYTDALADKIQDNLVSSVKVVDRRVQRGPFYVLFYPSIPSVLIEIGFITNRSEQQLLASAEYQSKIARAIGDAIIAFGRDTDAWRLASTGSQ